The genomic stretch ATCGATCAGTCGTCCTACAAACTGCGCTCTCTTGTTGATGGGTTGCTCGAATACAGTAGAAACAAGAACATGGCGATCAGCGAGAGAACCGAAGTCTCTACGGCGGAGTTATTCGATGGATTGCGCTCCCATTTCGGATATCAGTTGAAGTGTGAGCTCGATTTCAAGAGTGATCAGGAAAGGATCAATGTCAACAAGAACGCGCTCAAGAGAATACTGATCAACCTGATCTCTAATGCTTTAAAATACAACGACAAAGAGCTGGCCCACGTTGAGGTGACCCTTGAGGATCGAGAGCGAGAATACGCGATTTCGGTTCGGGACAACGGGCCCGGTATCCCAAAAGACATGCACGAGCAGATATTCGAGCTG from Flavobacteriales bacterium encodes the following:
- a CDS encoding sensor histidine kinase; its protein translation is MKLIDQSSYKLRSLVDGLLEYSRNKNMAISERTEVSTAELFDGLRSHFGYQLKCELDFKSDQERINVNKNALKRILINLISNALKYNDKELAHVEVTLEDREREYAISVRDNGPGIPKDMHEQIFELFKVLRGQDRFGQQGNGIGLATVKSLVEAMNGEMRVNSEQGNGAEFSLGVFTKVCHWLKIYLQNSHINPCGH